The Legionella cincinnatiensis genome includes a region encoding these proteins:
- a CDS encoding arginine N-succinyltransferase — protein MILFRSACDNDLDAIHHLAEESGIGITTLSKEKEILQKRLSWATDSFKKEIQQPHNEYYLFVLENENAEIVGVSGIESRTGHDTPFYSYKISKRTRVCRSLNIRSDYEVLSLVNDNQGRSEICTLFLEPQYRKKHYGLLLSKARFLFMAQHTKRFASTVIADMRGISDKNGISPFWENVGRHFFHMSYAEADRLTIATDKQFIADLMPRNPIYVKLLSPEAQSVIGQPHPSTAAAMNILLKEGFRYNKYVDIFDGGPTLEVPISEIKTIELSRIVTIKSISDEVSSADYLLSNAQLDFRATINSALVNNENNTCIISKKTAELLKVTCEDQLRIAPLQFDHEE, from the coding sequence ATGATACTATTTCGAAGCGCTTGTGACAATGATTTAGATGCAATTCACCATTTGGCTGAAGAAAGTGGAATTGGAATCACTACGCTTTCCAAAGAGAAAGAAATATTGCAAAAACGTTTGTCTTGGGCTACTGATTCTTTCAAAAAAGAGATCCAACAGCCCCATAATGAATATTATTTATTTGTATTGGAAAACGAAAATGCAGAAATAGTAGGGGTTTCAGGCATTGAATCGCGTACTGGGCATGATACACCTTTTTATTCCTATAAAATTTCCAAACGTACACGTGTTTGTCGCTCATTAAATATTAGAAGTGATTACGAAGTTTTGAGTTTGGTTAATGATAATCAAGGAAGAAGCGAAATTTGTACTTTATTTTTAGAGCCTCAGTACAGAAAGAAACATTATGGTCTATTACTTTCTAAAGCTCGTTTTTTATTTATGGCTCAACATACTAAACGCTTTGCTTCTACAGTAATTGCTGACATGCGTGGCATTTCTGATAAAAATGGTATCTCGCCTTTTTGGGAAAACGTAGGTAGGCATTTTTTTCATATGTCTTATGCTGAAGCAGATCGTCTCACCATAGCAACGGATAAACAATTTATAGCAGATTTGATGCCGCGAAATCCTATATACGTTAAATTGCTCTCGCCCGAAGCTCAGTCAGTCATTGGTCAACCCCACCCTTCCACTGCTGCCGCCATGAATATCTTGTTAAAAGAAGGATTTAGATATAACAAATACGTAGATATTTTTGATGGTGGTCCTACTCTTGAAGTACCCATCTCAGAAATAAAAACTATAGAATTAAGCCGCATTGTAACGATTAAAAGTATTAGCGATGAAGTGAGCAGCGCTGATTATTTATTGTCTAATGCTCAATTAGATTTTCGCGCAACCATTAATAGTGCTCTAGTCAATAATGAAAATAATACTTGTATTATTAGTAAAAAAACTGCTGAATTATTAAAGGTAACATGTGAAGATCAGTTACGCATAGCTCCTTTACAATTTGATCATGAGGAATAG
- the astD gene encoding succinylglutamate-semialdehyde dehydrogenase, which produces MSKTSMMQGKGQYINGHWIRGSGTSLESINPSYGTLFWQGMGATEQEISAACHAAHQALFSWSTLDFEQRANYTQKFAQQVEKNRDQLAYLIALETGKPLWEAHTEVSAVIGKINLSIQAYHERTGEKTSKTPEATACLRFKPHGVVAVLGAFNFPAHLSNGHIVPALLAGNTILYKPSEFTPAVAEFIMQCWHDSGLPPGVINCLQGDAACGTILLSQDIQGVYFTGSYQTGLKIHQQFSSKPEVILALEMGGNNPLVIDKVNDLTAAVYHTLLSTLITSGQRCTCARRVIIPDSVQGDAFLKHFKKACESIKIGPFDQHPEPFMGSIIGHKQALKHLQTQQKLIESGGKSLLPMSLLAENTGLLSPGIIDMTHYPNPPDEEIFAPLVQIYRYSHFEHAIELANQTRYGLAAGLLSDDEHHYHQFYQEIRAGLINWNRPTTGAPSSLPFGGVGLSGNHRPSAYFAADYCSYPIASMEQTHVTKPTQILPGIVLE; this is translated from the coding sequence ATGTCTAAAACATCAATGATGCAAGGCAAAGGTCAATACATCAATGGACACTGGATAAGAGGTAGTGGAACTTCCTTAGAGTCTATCAATCCAAGTTATGGAACCTTGTTTTGGCAAGGCATGGGCGCTACTGAACAAGAAATTTCTGCAGCGTGTCATGCTGCACATCAAGCACTATTCTCTTGGTCTACTCTTGATTTTGAGCAACGAGCAAATTACACTCAAAAATTTGCGCAACAAGTTGAAAAAAATCGCGATCAATTAGCTTACTTAATTGCTTTGGAAACAGGAAAACCATTATGGGAGGCTCACACTGAAGTTTCTGCAGTCATAGGAAAAATTAATTTATCCATTCAAGCCTATCATGAACGAACAGGAGAAAAAACAAGCAAAACGCCTGAGGCAACCGCTTGTCTTCGTTTTAAACCCCATGGTGTTGTGGCAGTTCTAGGTGCATTTAATTTTCCGGCCCATCTTAGCAATGGACATATAGTTCCTGCTCTATTAGCGGGCAACACCATTCTTTATAAACCAAGTGAATTCACACCTGCTGTTGCCGAATTTATCATGCAATGTTGGCATGATAGTGGACTACCTCCCGGCGTCATTAACTGTTTACAAGGGGATGCAGCTTGTGGAACTATATTGTTGTCCCAAGACATTCAAGGAGTCTATTTCACAGGAAGTTATCAAACTGGTTTAAAAATACATCAACAATTTAGCAGTAAACCAGAGGTCATTTTAGCACTTGAAATGGGAGGAAATAATCCTTTAGTGATTGATAAAGTCAATGATCTTACTGCTGCAGTCTATCATACTTTACTGTCGACTTTAATTACTTCCGGTCAACGATGTACTTGTGCACGTCGAGTCATCATACCTGATTCAGTTCAAGGTGATGCGTTTTTAAAGCATTTTAAAAAGGCATGTGAATCCATCAAAATAGGACCATTTGATCAACATCCAGAACCATTCATGGGTTCCATCATTGGTCATAAACAAGCATTAAAACACTTACAAACGCAACAAAAGCTTATTGAATCAGGGGGTAAATCATTATTGCCTATGTCATTACTTGCTGAAAATACGGGCTTACTTTCACCTGGTATTATTGATATGACTCATTATCCTAATCCCCCTGATGAAGAAATTTTTGCACCTTTGGTACAGATCTATCGCTACAGTCATTTTGAACATGCAATAGAACTTGCCAATCAAACACGTTACGGCCTAGCAGCAGGATTATTAAGTGATGATGAACACCATTATCACCAATTTTATCAAGAAATACGCGCTGGATTAATTAATTGGAATAGACCAACAACAGGAGCACCAAGCAGCCTTCCTTTTGGTGGGGTTGGTTTAAGTGGCAATCATCGTCCCAGTGCTTATTTTGCAGCTGATTATTGCTCCTATCCAATAGCGAGCATGGAACAAACTCATGTAACAAAGCCAACCCAGATTTTACCTGGCATTGTATTAGAATAA
- the astB gene encoding N-succinylarginine dihydrolase, producing the protein MNAYELNLDGLVGPTHNYAGLSTGNIASTSNALSVSNPQAAALQGLQKMRLLHEMGLKQGLLPPHQRPNLELLHQLGFNGTPREQINKAYKTAPELLSACYSASSMWTANAATVSPSIDTQDNKLHFTVANLICNLHRHHEADFSKKILEIIFSNAHYFYHHPILPRSLITGDEGAANHNRLCQSYGTPGTHLFVYGKKALGVNNIGPSKYPARQTKEATEAIARQHQLMPHQIVFARQNPDAIDLGVFHNDVISVANESVFLVHEQAFAEQGAVLNELREKTTFPVTIIEISPDELSIRDAVETYLFNSQIISLSEKNSMALLAPYECQTNLRAHACIERILSESSNPINSVHFLDLKQSMRNGGGPACLRLRVPINQEELQAMHQGVLMNHELLNILEKWVIKHYRTELTANDLADPNLVNEVFYALDELTQILKLGSIYPFQLEKIR; encoded by the coding sequence ATGAATGCTTATGAATTAAACTTGGACGGCTTAGTTGGCCCTACTCACAATTATGCAGGTCTTTCAACAGGGAATATCGCCTCTACTTCTAATGCATTAAGTGTCTCCAATCCACAAGCTGCAGCGCTTCAAGGATTACAAAAAATGCGCTTGCTTCATGAAATGGGTCTAAAACAAGGTTTGCTGCCACCTCATCAACGTCCTAATCTTGAATTACTTCATCAATTAGGTTTTAACGGCACTCCACGTGAGCAAATTAATAAGGCGTATAAAACAGCTCCAGAGCTTTTAAGTGCATGTTATTCTGCTTCAAGCATGTGGACTGCTAATGCAGCTACAGTTTCTCCCAGTATAGATACCCAAGATAATAAGCTTCATTTTACAGTAGCAAATCTTATATGCAATTTACACCGCCATCATGAAGCTGATTTCTCAAAAAAGATTCTAGAGATTATTTTTTCTAATGCTCACTATTTTTATCATCATCCGATTTTACCACGCTCCTTGATTACAGGAGATGAAGGTGCCGCCAATCACAATCGTCTCTGCCAAAGCTATGGGACACCAGGAACGCACCTCTTTGTTTATGGAAAAAAAGCTTTAGGAGTAAATAATATTGGACCAAGCAAATATCCTGCACGACAAACTAAAGAAGCAACTGAAGCTATAGCTCGCCAGCATCAACTCATGCCTCATCAAATTGTCTTCGCTCGCCAAAATCCAGATGCAATTGATCTTGGTGTTTTTCACAATGATGTGATTTCAGTAGCCAATGAATCAGTTTTTCTTGTCCATGAACAAGCGTTTGCGGAGCAAGGCGCTGTATTAAATGAGTTACGTGAAAAAACCACCTTTCCAGTAACAATTATTGAAATCTCTCCGGATGAACTTAGCATTCGTGATGCTGTTGAAACTTATTTGTTTAACTCACAAATAATTAGTTTAAGCGAAAAAAACTCTATGGCGCTCCTTGCTCCTTATGAGTGTCAAACTAATCTTCGTGCTCATGCCTGTATTGAAAGAATACTCTCTGAGAGCAGCAATCCCATCAACTCCGTTCATTTTCTTGATCTCAAGCAAAGCATGAGAAATGGTGGTGGCCCAGCTTGTCTTCGATTACGCGTTCCTATAAATCAAGAAGAACTTCAAGCCATGCATCAAGGAGTTTTAATGAATCATGAACTATTAAATATTCTTGAAAAATGGGTAATAAAGCATTATCGCACCGAATTAACCGCAAACGATTTAGCTGATCCTAATCTGGTCAATGAAGTCTTTTATGCTTTAGATGAATTAACACAAATCCTAAAATTGGGTTCAATCTACCCCTTTCAATTAGAAAAGATACGCTAA
- a CDS encoding spermidine synthase: protein MWQTKMGTCIYTSPSGYKVYQNLFYRWLTLGSDALQTVINRREPHRPILYYLPALTLMARTYPGSICLLGLGGAGIPLMLSERPLIAVDNSEEVIEIAKRFFMTDNLKHLSIIHENARDYVQNCKTTFSHLIVDLYNANHFPPECADEAFFSSCKKIITENGFFAINLANLKEQYPLFQLLKKQFKNTFIVPIRNSANMVIYAVKNGIMESFIHKMEQTAAFKRIIWVESWGYVGDYK, encoded by the coding sequence ATGTGGCAAACAAAGATGGGGACTTGCATTTACACCTCTCCTTCTGGCTATAAAGTATATCAAAATTTATTTTATCGATGGTTAACTTTGGGAAGTGATGCATTACAGACTGTAATCAATAGACGCGAGCCTCATAGACCTATTTTATATTACCTTCCTGCCCTAACCTTGATGGCTCGCACCTATCCTGGAAGCATTTGTCTTTTAGGACTTGGAGGTGCAGGAATTCCATTGATGTTAAGCGAGAGACCGTTGATTGCTGTAGATAATAGTGAGGAAGTTATTGAGATTGCAAAACGTTTTTTTATGACAGATAACTTAAAACACTTAAGCATTATCCATGAAAATGCTAGGGACTACGTACAAAATTGCAAAACAACCTTTTCACATTTGATTGTTGATTTGTACAACGCGAATCATTTCCCTCCCGAATGTGCCGATGAAGCATTTTTTAGTTCCTGCAAAAAAATAATCACCGAAAATGGTTTTTTTGCAATTAATTTAGCTAATTTAAAAGAACAATATCCTCTTTTTCAGCTGCTAAAAAAACAGTTTAAAAACACCTTTATTGTACCCATAAGAAATAGTGCTAATATGGTCATTTATGCAGTAAAAAACGGCATCATGGAATCGTTTATCCATAAAATGGAACAAACAGCAGCATTTAAACGAATCATTTGGGTCGAGTCCTGGGGTTATGTAGGGGATTATAAATAA
- a CDS encoding omptin family outer membrane protease — MNNKIVMLALISSSIIFSHDSNAADYRIKGLSASTSLGVLSGKAEEYVYYPNTDKKLSQLDWRIKNAAILNGEINYNFVDWLSLVGRGWITLAKNTAAMDDYDWLNPHQKNWTHWSHHENTNLNYANEFDLSLRAWLLQKQNYKLGVAAGYQRNSFSWQANGGCYQYDNGAHVGCFPSNEPGIGYQQKFSTPYVGLASKYSISNFEFNAFLKFSNWVSARDHDEHYARNLTFNEYGNNAKYYAATINSGYFLTKNVKTFVEASYSHYSNVRADSEIIDNDTGQHVYDDNSSGLSNHSYTVALGLQYLF, encoded by the coding sequence ATGAATAATAAAATAGTTATGTTGGCTCTAATATCTTCGTCTATTATTTTTTCTCATGACTCTAATGCGGCTGATTACCGTATTAAGGGCTTGTCAGCGAGCACTTCTTTGGGGGTTTTATCAGGTAAAGCTGAGGAATATGTTTATTATCCAAACACAGATAAGAAATTAAGCCAACTCGATTGGCGCATAAAAAATGCAGCCATACTTAATGGAGAAATAAATTATAATTTCGTAGATTGGCTTAGCCTTGTTGGCCGGGGCTGGATTACCCTAGCAAAAAATACTGCAGCTATGGATGACTATGACTGGCTTAATCCACATCAAAAAAACTGGACGCATTGGTCACACCATGAAAATACAAATCTTAATTATGCCAATGAATTTGATCTGAGCCTAAGAGCTTGGCTGCTTCAAAAACAAAATTATAAGTTAGGTGTAGCTGCTGGGTACCAAAGAAATTCTTTTAGCTGGCAAGCAAATGGTGGATGTTATCAATATGACAATGGGGCACATGTTGGCTGTTTTCCAAGTAATGAACCTGGAATTGGGTACCAACAAAAATTTAGTACGCCTTACGTGGGTCTAGCCAGCAAATATTCTATCAGCAATTTTGAGTTTAATGCCTTTTTAAAATTTAGTAATTGGGTTTCAGCCCGGGATCATGATGAACATTATGCTCGCAACTTAACATTCAATGAATATGGAAATAATGCTAAGTATTATGCTGCAACAATAAATTCGGGTTATTTTTTAACAAAAAATGTTAAAACTTTTGTTGAAGCATCCTACAGTCATTATTCTAATGTGCGAGCTGATAGTGAAATCATAGATAATGATACTGGCCAGCATGTTTATGACGATAACTCATCTGGTTTATCCAATCACAGTTACACTGTTGCTCTTGGCCTTCAGTATCTTTTTTAG
- a CDS encoding diguanylate cyclase, with product MQIDFLNREELQEFIFQFEQALYNHQQWYNSIIRSLVCRLPSDQHDVSVNAHKECRFGQWYYGPNSHKLKQHAAFIALGEEHHYMHKAATTLLVAIDNDNKISPHDYDIFSNSIEKLHLEISALQRELNELLYSRDSLTGTINRNNMLPILREQQELVKRQVQLCCIAMLDLDKFKNLNDQHGHLAGDCVLATVSRFIIENMRPYDKVFRVGGDEFLLCLQNTSTVLALEILERIRSGIAKMAIHINNNESVHTTVSMGLTSLKANISIEQAIEQADQALYKAKNEGRNCIRII from the coding sequence ATGCAGATTGACTTTCTTAATCGAGAAGAATTACAAGAATTTATTTTTCAATTTGAACAAGCACTTTATAATCATCAACAATGGTATAACTCAATTATCCGTTCTCTTGTTTGTAGATTACCGTCAGATCAGCATGATGTAAGTGTTAATGCCCATAAAGAGTGTCGTTTTGGGCAATGGTATTATGGGCCAAATTCTCATAAACTCAAACAACATGCCGCATTTATTGCACTAGGAGAAGAACATCACTACATGCATAAAGCAGCTACAACCTTATTAGTTGCAATAGATAATGACAATAAAATATCGCCACATGATTATGATATTTTTTCAAACAGTATCGAAAAATTGCATTTAGAAATATCTGCTCTGCAGCGAGAATTGAATGAATTGCTTTATAGTCGTGATTCACTTACGGGTACCATCAATCGCAACAATATGCTACCTATTTTACGAGAGCAACAAGAACTCGTTAAGCGACAAGTGCAGTTATGCTGTATAGCAATGCTGGATTTGGATAAATTTAAAAATCTTAATGATCAACATGGCCATCTGGCTGGTGATTGTGTATTAGCCACTGTATCACGGTTCATTATTGAAAACATGCGTCCCTATGATAAAGTTTTTCGTGTGGGTGGTGATGAGTTTTTACTGTGTCTTCAAAATACGAGTACAGTTCTTGCCTTAGAAATTCTCGAGCGTATTCGTAGCGGAATTGCTAAAATGGCAATTCATATTAATAATAATGAGTCTGTCCATACCACAGTATCTATGGGTCTTACATCACTTAAAGCAAATATTTCGATTGAGCAAGCTATTGAGCAAGCAGATCAAGCCCTTTATAAAGCAAAAAATGAGGGAAGAAATTGCATACGAATTATTTAA
- a CDS encoding ankyrin repeat domain-containing protein: MEIKSELLQTRYRERIDHHSVELLEVFSKTLSEEEFTVRIKKVIPYMQQINEYSIPKSTLKKFHQALKRDYQHYLYFSNLLQNKKVNIVHTTYDANFKKIRLHGIGDSTQPECEIYNERVLIHPPLMRTSSLMIPRRCFKLGNVDEGLMSSQTELLYHIANSRTNAALHYIEEGDYINDYSMEFGYTPILLALCKGWNHVDSKKHSLAQKPIIEALLAKKALEVNCIHLRNGMTPLHIACLRGDCFELIKALLKRGADCDALDYKGRKPVDMLHLSDEEMQEIIGELSGTSDSSFQVFKQYDYLSKQAKRATVPTVQERKQCILNIRYLLAKSAVQKIIPNFA, from the coding sequence ATGGAAATTAAGAGCGAGTTACTTCAGACTAGATACCGCGAGAGAATAGACCACCATTCTGTTGAATTGTTAGAAGTATTTTCTAAAACACTTAGCGAAGAGGAGTTTACTGTCCGCATAAAAAAAGTAATTCCTTATATGCAACAGATTAATGAATATTCAATACCAAAATCTACTTTGAAGAAGTTCCATCAAGCGCTTAAAAGAGACTATCAGCATTATTTATATTTTAGTAACTTACTCCAAAATAAAAAGGTAAATATTGTCCATACAACTTATGATGCAAATTTCAAGAAAATAAGACTCCACGGGATTGGGGATAGCACTCAACCAGAATGTGAGATTTATAATGAACGTGTACTCATACATCCACCATTGATGCGTACTTCTTCCTTAATGATACCCAGGCGTTGTTTTAAACTCGGCAACGTGGATGAAGGTCTTATGAGTTCGCAAACCGAGCTTTTATATCATATAGCAAACTCACGAACTAATGCCGCACTCCACTATATAGAAGAGGGTGATTATATTAACGATTACAGTATGGAGTTTGGTTATACCCCCATTTTGCTTGCCTTGTGTAAAGGATGGAATCACGTGGACTCTAAAAAGCACTCCTTAGCTCAAAAACCAATTATTGAAGCGTTACTTGCCAAAAAAGCGCTTGAAGTCAATTGCATTCATTTAAGAAACGGCATGACTCCATTGCATATAGCTTGCTTAAGAGGCGATTGTTTCGAATTGATTAAGGCATTACTAAAGCGTGGCGCTGATTGTGATGCACTGGATTATAAAGGAAGAAAACCAGTGGATATGCTTCATCTGAGTGATGAAGAAATGCAAGAGATTATAGGTGAGCTTTCTGGAACATCCGATAGTTCTTTCCAGGTCTTTAAACAATATGACTATCTTTCTAAACAAGCAAAAAGGGCTACAGTACCTACCGTGCAAGAACGTAAACAATGCATTTTAAACATCCGATATTTATTAGCTAAATCTGCTGTCCAAAAGATTATTCCAAATTTTGCTTGA
- a CDS encoding Rab family GTPase translates to MAKFKIVLFGKQGSGKTQLSHRIALKENYEENASSTVGIEFLSRKIDGNNDLHFWDISGSKVYKKLHQSYYMGAIVGVFCIDLTKENDKNQINEEVQLFRDLCPYAPIILVGTKADSLDADIEAFKKNAPNELFSNCMITSAKERIGIDELYAEITKYCQGLNESLWNRSVQNLLVSLKELPRNKEQLIKVELEKLAKVILAREEELGVVSQTKGDAIEDFTSNCKTILEENHPNVLKAVASVAVAAVVTLIAAFIGFSISFFLGSWMGPGALVTGLIGGYSAALAITASSITIGTAAGGITAFGLFKTSKEMNALNEFTTEVSSWNREIRL, encoded by the coding sequence ATGGCAAAATTTAAAATAGTGCTTTTTGGTAAACAAGGTAGTGGTAAAACACAACTAAGCCATCGGATTGCCTTAAAAGAAAATTATGAAGAAAACGCTTCCTCAACAGTAGGTATTGAGTTTTTAAGTCGAAAAATTGATGGGAACAACGATCTCCATTTTTGGGATATCTCGGGTAGTAAAGTTTATAAAAAATTACATCAATCATACTATATGGGGGCAATTGTTGGCGTGTTTTGTATTGATTTAACTAAGGAAAATGATAAAAATCAAATCAACGAAGAAGTGCAATTGTTTCGTGATCTTTGCCCATATGCCCCTATTATTTTAGTGGGGACAAAAGCAGATTCTCTTGATGCGGATATTGAAGCATTTAAAAAAAATGCCCCAAATGAATTGTTCAGCAATTGTATGATTACCTCAGCAAAAGAACGAATTGGAATAGATGAACTTTATGCTGAGATTACAAAATATTGTCAAGGCTTAAATGAATCCTTATGGAATAGATCGGTTCAAAATTTATTAGTTAGCTTAAAAGAATTACCACGAAATAAAGAGCAATTAATAAAAGTTGAATTAGAAAAATTAGCAAAAGTAATATTAGCTAGAGAAGAAGAACTTGGTGTTGTTTCACAAACCAAGGGTGATGCGATTGAGGATTTTACAAGTAATTGTAAAACTATTTTGGAAGAAAACCATCCTAATGTGCTTAAAGCAGTAGCTTCGGTTGCTGTTGCTGCAGTGGTAACTCTTATTGCTGCGTTTATTGGCTTTAGCATAAGTTTTTTCCTTGGAAGCTGGATGGGGCCTGGGGCTTTGGTAACAGGGCTTATCGGAGGTTACAGTGCTGCGTTAGCCATTACCGCGTCAAGCATAACAATTGGTACAGCAGCGGGCGGTATCACTGCATTTGGTTTATTTAAGACATCAAAAGAAATGAACGCACTTAATGAATTTACTACTGAGGTATCTTCTTGGAATCGTGAAATTCGTTTATAG
- the frr gene encoding ribosome recycling factor, producing the protein MINEIKQDSEKRMKKTIEALRIDMSKIRTGRANVGLLDHVQVDYYGTLTPLNQVANVSASDSRTILVTPWEKSMVSAIEKAILTSDLGLNPATTGNAIRVPMPPLTEERRKELIKVVRNEGEQGKVSIRNIRRDANNQLKDLVKDKSISEDDERRAVEAIQKLTDKYVLEVDALLAEKEKDLMEV; encoded by the coding sequence ATGATTAATGAGATTAAGCAAGATTCTGAAAAGCGAATGAAAAAAACCATTGAAGCTTTGCGGATTGATATGTCAAAAATTAGAACGGGAAGGGCGAATGTTGGATTGCTTGACCACGTACAAGTTGATTACTATGGAACTTTAACCCCATTGAATCAAGTTGCGAATGTTTCTGCCAGTGATTCGCGAACTATATTAGTGACTCCATGGGAAAAATCTATGGTTTCAGCAATAGAAAAAGCTATTTTAACTTCTGATTTAGGTCTGAATCCTGCCACAACAGGTAATGCAATTCGTGTTCCAATGCCTCCATTGACAGAAGAACGCAGAAAAGAATTGATTAAAGTGGTTCGTAACGAAGGAGAGCAAGGTAAGGTTTCTATTCGTAATATTAGACGGGACGCGAATAATCAATTAAAAGACTTGGTTAAAGATAAGTCTATTTCAGAAGATGACGAACGTCGTGCAGTTGAGGCCATTCAAAAATTAACTGATAAGTATGTGCTTGAAGTCGATGCATTATTAGCTGAAAAAGAAAAAGACTTGATGGAAGTTTAA
- the pyrH gene encoding UMP kinase translates to MMNESHSKLKYKRILLKYSGEALMGKSQFGIDPSVLDTLARDVSELIKMGVEVGLVLGGGNLFRGKALFQAGVGRVTGDHMGMLATVMNALAMRDALERIDMPARIMSAIPMLGVVDSYHRRKAITHLRTGHVVIFAAGTGNPFFTTDTAACLRAIEIGADVVLKATKVDGVYSEDPLKNPNAKRYDYLTYIEVLTQGLEVMDSTAICLCQDQGMPLQVFDMTAPSALKRIVLGERVGTIVGANHD, encoded by the coding sequence ATGATGAATGAAAGTCACTCTAAATTAAAATATAAACGTATTTTACTGAAGTACAGTGGCGAAGCCCTTATGGGCAAGTCACAATTCGGTATAGATCCCTCCGTCTTAGATACATTGGCTAGGGATGTTTCAGAATTAATAAAAATGGGCGTAGAAGTAGGCCTCGTATTAGGTGGCGGTAACTTGTTTCGTGGTAAGGCACTCTTTCAAGCAGGGGTGGGTCGTGTTACTGGGGACCATATGGGAATGTTGGCCACTGTAATGAATGCATTGGCAATGAGAGACGCTTTAGAGCGTATTGATATGCCTGCACGAATTATGTCTGCTATCCCTATGCTCGGGGTAGTTGATTCTTATCATAGACGTAAAGCAATCACTCATTTGCGTACTGGTCATGTTGTTATTTTTGCAGCAGGTACTGGAAATCCTTTTTTTACAACAGATACTGCAGCTTGTTTACGAGCTATCGAAATAGGTGCTGATGTAGTTTTAAAAGCAACCAAGGTGGATGGAGTTTATTCAGAAGATCCTTTAAAAAACCCAAATGCTAAACGATATGATTATTTGACTTATATTGAAGTATTAACGCAAGGTTTGGAAGTAATGGACTCTACTGCTATTTGTCTTTGTCAGGATCAAGGCATGCCTTTACAAGTTTTTGATATGACTGCACCTAGTGCTTTAAAAAGAATTGTATTAGGAGAGCGTGTAGGAACTATAGTCGGAGCTAATCATGATTAA
- the tsf gene encoding translation elongation factor Ts — translation MSISASLVMELRARTGAGMMECKKFLIATNGDIEAAITEMRKAGQAKADKKADRVAAEGVVIIARSADGRTAVMLEINSETDFVARDENFTNFANTVAEVALNSSASTIEELSALPFTAGASVEQARQELVAKIGENIKLRRLERMSCDSGVIGCYLHGSRIGVMAALKSNNEELAKDIAMHIAASKPIVVSRDQVSAEAIENEREIFTAQAKESGKPQDIIDKMIEGRINKFIDEVSLLGQPYVKNPDIKVGQLLKEKGTEVLSFVRYEVGEGIEKKEDNFVEEVMAQVRT, via the coding sequence ATGTCAATTAGTGCAAGTTTAGTCATGGAATTACGTGCGCGTACTGGTGCAGGCATGATGGAATGCAAAAAATTTCTAATAGCAACCAATGGTGATATTGAAGCAGCAATTACTGAAATGCGTAAAGCAGGTCAGGCAAAGGCGGATAAAAAAGCAGATCGCGTTGCAGCCGAGGGTGTTGTGATTATTGCTCGTTCTGCTGATGGGCGTACTGCAGTAATGTTAGAAATTAATAGCGAGACTGATTTTGTTGCTCGTGATGAGAACTTTACTAACTTTGCTAATACGGTTGCAGAAGTAGCACTAAATAGTTCAGCGAGTACTATCGAAGAATTATCTGCTCTTCCCTTTACTGCCGGTGCTTCTGTGGAACAAGCACGCCAAGAATTAGTAGCAAAAATCGGTGAAAACATTAAACTACGGCGCTTGGAGCGTATGAGTTGTGATAGTGGTGTTATCGGTTGTTATTTGCACGGTTCACGAATTGGGGTCATGGCTGCCCTAAAAAGCAATAATGAAGAGCTTGCTAAAGACATTGCAATGCACATTGCAGCAAGTAAGCCAATTGTAGTAAGCAGAGATCAAGTATCTGCTGAAGCGATTGAAAATGAGCGCGAGATTTTTACAGCTCAAGCAAAAGAAAGCGGAAAACCTCAAGATATTATCGACAAAATGATTGAAGGGCGTATCAATAAATTTATTGATGAAGTAAGCTTATTAGGTCAACCTTATGTTAAAAATCCTGATATTAAAGTGGGACAACTGTTAAAAGAAAAAGGTACAGAAGTTCTTTCTTTTGTTCGCTATGAAGTTGGTGAAGGTATAGAGAAAAAAGAAGATAACTTTGTTGAAGAAGTGATGGCTCAGGTTCGCACATGA